Genomic DNA from Salvia miltiorrhiza cultivar Shanhuang (shh) chromosome 1, IMPLAD_Smil_shh, whole genome shotgun sequence:
tactagtttcttcttttttttttgaaagaatatGCTGTATTTTTCTTCCTTAAAGGCATTATTGAAAATTATAGAAACCGGGAATGAAATTAGCATTTGCATAAGTGCAAtgtatgaaaaaaaatacttttgcctttttatatataaaaaagtaaaatttatataaaaaacttataaatatatttaaaaataattttaactaaatgtatttaagttgaaaattttaaaaaaattacaataataaatacTGAtattataaaaaacaaaaaaaaaatgaatttatttaataaggGAGGATAGGCTCCGCGCTAAGATAGATATCAAATTTGGTAGAGGTATGTGAATTTAATAAGATGAAGTACAAGTTGAAACTTGACACTTGAATTCAAACTTGAATTTAATAAGATGAATTATCTAATGCACTCTGCCTCCCCGAAGAGCCCGGAATTGCTCCAGAGTGCCAGCCTCTCTTTTTCGCACTCAGTGTGGACGGTAGTTTGCAATGTACGGCCCTTAAAATAAAACCAATAAAAAAAACCATAattgaaaatctattttttttatcaaactaTAAATATAATCATTAAATTTCCCATGAAAtcttattaataaattattaattaaaaataaatcagaTATTCAGGTATAATTGCAAACCCATCGAGTATACCCACTGAAATAACATACTATGCAACTTGCTCATGTATCGGGTTGGATCGGGTGAACTCGATATCCAAATCCCGAACTGACACCTCTAATTATGGATTATAgatgtttataaaaaaaattataataacatTTACACTCAAGCAATgtatagaaaatatttttatattttttatgaaaactaaatattaattttcttatcatataaaaattaaaaatataaatatataaataaaatcacataatcacttAATTTTAAGTAGAGCTAATTAGTTTCCTTCCATTATTGAAACAATATTTAAAACTACAAATctgtaattataatatttaaatatgtagtacttatagtatatatatacaatttaagtCATTATGTTTTTCAATCGAAATTCGATATAAGATAAAATTCAACAAATATATTTCGACTAAATAACTACTTAAATTTCTACTGaaattctaatttttacatACAAGTAATTTTATTAGAATATATACATAAACACAATATTAGTATCATATTTTACTCTCTTTGTCTCAACTTTTAGTATCTATCTTTCCTTTCTTAGTCATCTTTTGCTCTACTTTAATtaaacactcacataaaaggtgaaatctttattccactcacaacacacacaatcactttattaaaactcatgtcactctcaaatggatactaaaatctAAGACGAAGGGAATatcatttaaatattaagtcATATggagtatttaaatttttaaatttatgggATTCATTCACCACTTAttaaatacacaattaatttattttaaaatttatattgaGAAACATGTTCCATGAAAGGATGGAGTATAGAAAATAgtagtattaattattatacaTTTTATTGATGTGTAATAAACAAAAGATAATTTCAGAACAGaagaattaataaaatacatTCCTAAAGCACATTAGTGATTTGATTATTTTGACTAGAATAACTTGCAGTAATAATACAAGTCCAAACAAATAATCTATAACTCAATTTTCGCCAACATTTTCTAGGCTTGTCCAAACAAATGATCTATAATTCAATTTTTCCGCAAACTCCATCTCAGCTGATCAAGCAACATAATTACTTGCAACTTGCAAGGGTTGAAATAAAACATCCAGTCATCCATGACATAATACTGACAAGTGACAACCAATTTAACTCAAGAAATTGAGAGGAAATTGAAACTTGTGTCTTCAATTCTTCATCCAACAAGTTTGGAGGAAAGAAGACCTAAATTAATTTTGGCTTTCCAAAAATACCCTTTCTCTAGgacatatatacacatatatttaTATGCAGCATGCTATCAGCCTAATAAAATCTAAAGGGATTCTGCAAACTGAGGGGCATCAAGATCAAGTTCTTGCTTCATGACACAGTTCATAAGCCAATCACTGCTGAATGTCCGAATCCCCAGCTTCAGAGCTGATACAGCTTCATCCATGTCTTCCTCACACGCTACAAAGACGGTTTTTGATACGTCGTGTGTCTCATTCCGTGTTCGGACGACCTAGAATGTAAAGGAGAAACGAAACGCATATTATAATGTGGAATGTTTGCACAAACTTTAAATCTCTTTGCATTCCTTCACTGATAGAATAACAGTGCTGCTTCGATTGACTTACGTTTGCTCCGGCTGACTTGACAATGGCTGACAGAGTGTTGATGGGAGGTTGCACATGAGTTGCCAGCCATATATTAAGACCTTTGAGCAATGCACAGGGATTGGCTCTTGCTCTAAGGACTGCACTCTTGAGCTCAATTCTGTACTTAGTTTTGTAATCTTCATCGTTCAGAATGAAGGGCGTCTCATCTGTTTATGGAGATTGAGATTCAGCAGGCAGACAGGATGTGCAAGTAGATATTAGAAGTTAACAAAAATGTAACCTACCTACAAATCTACCCTTCTTGAAGCTTTCTTTCAACCACGCAGGTGAGATGACCCAACCTCTGCATATAATATAGATTTTCATCAGATTGAGCTACAAAAACTTTGTAACTTCATTTGCCAATGGTCAAAAACCGCACTCttaacaaacaaacaaaaaaatcaaatcacTATTAACTCATCCATGCTTCAACTAAACATTGCATGTATTCTTGAGTAGCACACTGCCATGATTAAAACCTTAAGATGCAGTCAAGTTACTTCAATTTCTGCAGCCACATACATTTTGTACAAAAAATATTAGACTATTTCCTTAGAACCTTAGAAAGTGTTATCAGAAAGGAGAACTGACCCTGAACAGAGAGCAGTGCAGAAATTTAATGTCTTTCTTACTTTCCCAGTGACAACATGTGTGCTTGCACTTCCATCAGAAGTGACAATTCCGCCCAGATCTTCAATTATCTACATCAGCCAAATTGTCATTACACATGCAGAAATTTATCAAAGCATAGTACTGAGAAAAATGATTTAATAGCTGTGTACATGATATATATACCTTGGTAAGATGTGATTTCTTATCAACATCAGCAATATTCATCAGCATAATTCTATGACATTTTGCTCTAAATGGGAATTCTGGGATATTACTGACTCCAAGTTCCACTTTTTCATGCATGCTATTACTCTCATTTGCTAGTGAAGTATcaggaaaaaaattatttccagtTGTTGACGAGCAGTTTCTATCAAGAGAATAATTAGCAACTCCGCCATCACGTGTCCAACTAGGAGAGTGAGAAGATAATTGGTGATCCTCCAAGTGAGTGCCCTTTACTTTCTTTGACATCAATGAGGTGCATGAGGTTTCCCACGTCCTTCTCTTATTTCCTTCCACTGAACAAGAGAAACCATCCTCATCATCTTCACCTCGACCTTTCAGTTTTCCAGAAGCATTGGGCACACTGCATATCATTGCAACTGGCTGAATGCCTACATCCAGGCACcctgtcaaaagaaagatacttAGCACATcactacaaaataaaatatgattgcTATGAACGAGAGGTATCCGGAAACATACATCCCTTAGAAAAATGCTTTCGAGAGCTAGGTCTAGAAAGTTAAAATGAAATGGCAATATCACTTTTGATATGCACAAATAGGTACTGATGGGAAATGCCATACTCTGAATGGCTTATATGAGCATGCATAAGCTCTTACTATCCTATCATTTCTGAAGGCATTTTAGGC
This window encodes:
- the LOC131001573 gene encoding uncharacterized protein LOC131001573, which codes for MAPRRRNSSPPSSAPISVGNCEVIVQAKYFTSESNGDSLQISISKTAKISISVVGKANDHDNGGGGGHEKSGNCYFLLANPKDSTGRTKSLLQEVLTLYMKELPAMNFAANTGKESMFLQRCVTNGKYCTLLLKSNDERQHGEVLAAITYQIIPADTQYAEIPLAAVNSVFQHKGIGRMLYLELRERLQSVGVQTILCWGDKESEGFWVRQGFTVIGEVAKNGRARKLPIKADIRKALCFPGGSTLMLSHLLKDNSSESADLPNLSLSMKPIQLSIGTKELMHVAEGQGPSKENNQMVQSGYFESDILGTSKLSADGCLDVGIQPVAMICSVPNASGKLKGRGEDDEDGFSCSVEGNKRRTWETSCTSLMSKKVKGTHLEDHQLSSHSPSWTRDGGVANYSLDRNCSSTTGNNFFPDTSLANESNSMHEKVELGVSNIPEFPFRAKCHRIMLMNIADVDKKSHLTKIIEDLGGIVTSDGSASTHVVTGKVRKTLNFCTALCSGGWVISPAWLKESFKKGRFVDETPFILNDEDYKTKYRIELKSAVLRARANPCALLKGLNIWLATHVQPPINTLSAIVKSAGANVVRTRNETHDVSKTVFVACEEDMDEAVSALKLGIRTFSSDWLMNCVMKQELDLDAPQFAESL